One genomic segment of Candidatus Protochlamydia phocaeensis includes these proteins:
- a CDS encoding esterase/lipase family protein — MKRMHGFFLSVLLFLCMPLKAFAGGSPSVPVLFIPGYAASSPVRGEIMSFVFNRGFPPEKLKLSPSYDTLVRTLKRAGYKEGKTFFGAVFDWRMTIAPLDGQFDGMLSHLTAELLTSENYSYAVNYLGYWLAQAVQANPGLEYVDIVTHSTGGLIARAYIQSPAYGALYRDKQGIVRQLPKIRYLILGACPNEGTVHTWRPWNGDFQDVLSGFIPTTEIEGRLAAIAFSAVTLGKDISGPDYTINRDSILAVDESGRLIPDETQFFRLYDPMRQSLMPTYNFLLTPGGTALSNLNDYPALRSNLLLDLNALSVPGNNPWLFRVGTATGQGGAIATYAIGAREKTSFLDFIIPGRINQNPFISTLTTVIQLSNQEGNYLPLLGLLKSKPSVISISRSPFFRVGDKEISQPLSGDGNGAFFSLLSTFAGDPNITLVQWGNGTPPANIPAELVWTKETNFPVYHVVFFFNPDVAAFVASTLTGGQVLPE; from the coding sequence ATGAAAAGAATGCATGGCTTTTTTTTATCGGTTTTGCTGTTTCTATGCATGCCTCTTAAGGCATTTGCAGGTGGAAGTCCGTCTGTCCCGGTATTATTTATCCCAGGATATGCAGCTTCTTCGCCTGTTAGAGGGGAAATAATGTCTTTTGTTTTTAATCGAGGATTTCCTCCTGAAAAGCTCAAACTATCCCCTTCCTATGATACGTTAGTGCGTACTTTAAAAAGAGCTGGATATAAGGAAGGCAAAACTTTTTTCGGGGCGGTTTTTGATTGGCGCATGACAATTGCTCCGTTGGATGGACAATTTGATGGAATGCTCAGTCATTTAACGGCTGAATTATTGACGAGTGAAAATTATTCTTATGCCGTCAATTATCTGGGCTATTGGCTAGCTCAGGCGGTCCAAGCAAATCCAGGCCTCGAATATGTCGATATTGTCACGCATAGTACAGGCGGACTTATTGCCCGGGCGTATATTCAAAGCCCGGCCTATGGGGCTTTATATAGGGATAAGCAAGGGATTGTTAGACAGCTTCCTAAAATTCGCTACTTGATTTTAGGCGCCTGCCCTAATGAGGGAACTGTCCATACATGGCGTCCTTGGAATGGAGATTTTCAAGATGTTTTGAGTGGATTCATCCCTACAACAGAAATCGAAGGTCGTCTAGCTGCAATTGCATTTAGTGCGGTTACTTTAGGCAAAGACATTTCAGGGCCAGATTATACAATTAATCGAGACTCCATCTTAGCTGTAGATGAATCAGGTCGGCTCATTCCAGATGAGACTCAATTTTTCCGCCTGTATGATCCCATGCGCCAGTCTTTAATGCCGACTTATAATTTCTTGCTTACGCCAGGAGGGACGGCTCTTTCTAATCTCAATGATTATCCCGCTTTGCGATCGAATTTACTTTTGGACTTGAATGCCCTATCTGTGCCCGGAAATAATCCTTGGCTATTTCGCGTAGGAACAGCGACAGGGCAGGGTGGAGCCATAGCGACCTATGCAATAGGCGCACGGGAAAAGACCAGCTTTTTAGACTTTATCATTCCCGGACGCATCAATCAAAATCCCTTTATTTCCACTCTTACCACTGTGATCCAACTAAGCAATCAAGAAGGAAATTATCTTCCTTTATTAGGATTGCTCAAATCAAAGCCATCCGTAATTTCCATTTCTCGTTCTCCTTTTTTTCGAGTCGGTGACAAAGAAATTTCTCAGCCTCTATCTGGGGATGGGAATGGCGCCTTTTTTTCCCTTCTTAGCACCTTTGCCGGAGATCCAAACATTACATTGGTTCAATGGGGAAATGGCACTCCTCCAGCCAATATACCTGCAGAGTTGGTTTGGACAAAGGAAACTAATTTTCCCGTTTATCACGTCGTGTTTTTCTTTAATCCTGATGTAGCCGCCTTTGTAGCAAGCACACTTACGGGCGGGCAGGTTCTTCCCGAATAA